From the Bacteroidales bacterium genome, one window contains:
- a CDS encoding glycine radical domain-containing protein, with the protein VADGMLMQVHEHLCNFTKEQAKEVGLASYLIVVINNDANTVIGEHTSASADGRKALTYMNPGNAPVGGADKSGVTAFLNSVAKPRTDIHAGAVQNMKFSKEMFGTYRDKLEILLTTYWQKGGAQAMITCISRGDLEAAMEHPELYQNLIVRVGGFSERFVNLPRHTQLEILSRTLY; encoded by the coding sequence GTGGCAGACGGAATGCTGATGCAGGTACATGAGCACCTGTGTAATTTCACAAAAGAACAGGCAAAGGAGGTTGGACTGGCTTCTTACCTCATTGTGGTTATTAATAATGACGCCAATACAGTAATCGGCGAACATACATCAGCCTCTGCTGACGGAAGAAAGGCGCTGACCTATATGAATCCCGGCAATGCACCTGTTGGTGGTGCCGATAAAAGCGGAGTGACAGCCTTTCTGAATTCGGTTGCCAAACCGCGGACTGACATACATGCCGGGGCAGTTCAGAATATGAAGTTCTCAAAAGAAATGTTCGGCACTTACAGGGATAAGCTTGAGATCCTACTCACAACTTACTGGCAAAAAGGCGGCGCACAGGCAATGATAACCTGTATCAGCAGGGGTGACCTCGAAGCCGCCATGGAACATCCTGAATTATACCAGAATCTTATTGTCAGGGTCGGCGGTTTCAGTGAACGATTTGTAAATTTACCCCGCCATACCCAACTTGAAATTTTAAGCAGAACACTATATTGA
- a CDS encoding glycoside hydrolase family 30 beta sandwich domain-containing protein: MKRNITSLVIVLLAFTACKQEKVIWIETTNDAPWAENSVSIEKMDKAPATVTIDTGAPLQVVDGFGACFNELGWTSLSVLDEGNREKILKDLYDTEEGLKLNICRMPIGANDYARDYYSLNDSAGDFDMKYFSIERDKATLIPYIKAAMKYNPGMKIWGSPWTPPAWMKTNNHYACHPDVVNDMKPEQEGKEGVTQFTMDKKYLDAYALYFVKYIQAYRNEGINLFGVNVQNEMNSCQNFPSCLWTATDLGTFIGEYLGPEMTKAVPDAEIWFGTYERPLVEKVDTILQNPVTSKYISGVSFQWAGKQAIPGVHQKYPELKLMQSETECGNGSNDWPAAEYTFSLMKHYFENGVSVYTFWNSVLDETGKSMWGWKQNSMISVNSQTKQVTYNPEFYLLKHFSYFIKPGARMLKTEGENEEILAFRNPDGQIIIIAGNKADSDKTIKIGIGDKILQATLKGHSFSSFGV; this comes from the coding sequence ATGAAAAGAAATATTACTTCACTTGTGATTGTATTGTTAGCCTTTACCGCCTGCAAACAGGAAAAGGTAATATGGATTGAAACAACAAATGATGCACCATGGGCTGAAAATTCGGTGAGTATAGAAAAAATGGATAAAGCCCCGGCAACAGTTACAATTGATACCGGTGCACCGCTGCAGGTTGTAGATGGCTTTGGCGCCTGCTTCAATGAACTCGGATGGACATCATTATCGGTGCTTGATGAAGGAAACAGGGAGAAAATTCTGAAAGATCTGTATGACACTGAAGAAGGGCTTAAACTGAATATTTGCAGGATGCCGATCGGGGCAAACGATTATGCACGTGATTATTATTCACTGAATGATTCTGCCGGTGATTTTGACATGAAGTATTTCAGCATTGAAAGGGATAAAGCAACGCTCATCCCATATATCAAAGCAGCCATGAAATACAATCCCGGGATGAAAATCTGGGGGTCGCCCTGGACGCCGCCGGCCTGGATGAAAACGAACAATCATTACGCCTGCCATCCCGACGTTGTAAACGATATGAAACCGGAGCAGGAGGGAAAAGAAGGCGTTACCCAGTTCACGATGGATAAAAAATACCTGGACGCATATGCCCTGTATTTTGTAAAATATATCCAGGCATACCGGAATGAAGGAATCAATCTTTTCGGTGTGAACGTGCAGAACGAGATGAACTCATGTCAAAATTTTCCGTCGTGCCTGTGGACGGCAACCGACCTGGGTACATTCATCGGTGAATACCTGGGACCGGAGATGACAAAAGCCGTTCCTGATGCTGAGATCTGGTTTGGTACGTATGAAAGGCCATTGGTCGAAAAAGTGGATACTATTCTGCAAAACCCGGTGACTTCAAAATATATATCCGGAGTAAGTTTCCAGTGGGCCGGAAAACAGGCTATTCCTGGCGTACACCAAAAATATCCCGAACTGAAGCTTATGCAGTCGGAAACGGAATGCGGGAATGGCTCAAACGACTGGCCTGCTGCCGAGTATACGTTTTCATTGATGAAACATTACTTTGAGAACGGTGTCAGTGTGTATACATTCTGGAACAGCGTGCTGGATGAAACCGGTAAAAGCATGTGGGGATGGAAGCAGAATTCGATGATATCAGTGAACAGCCAAACCAAACAAGTGACCTATAATCCGGAGTTCTATCTTTTAAAACATTTCAGCTATTTCATCAAGCCAGGGGCCAGGATGTTAAAGACAGAAGGGGAAAATGAGGAAATCCTGGCATTCCGCAACCCGGACGGGCAGATAATAATAATTGCCGGAAACAAAGCTGATTCCGATAAAACAATCAAAATCGGTATTGGCGATAAAATTCTCCAGGCAACCTTAAAGGGACATTCGTTCAGTTCGTTTGGGGTTTGA
- a CDS encoding TetR/AcrR family transcriptional regulator: protein MAVERLAIRDQIVSSARNIFNRYGFKKATMDEIARAMGKGKSSIYYYFKSKEEIYEAVVNHEAGILKNEILKSVSQADNPVDKLRNYVFTRMKALKKVSIYYEAMASDVLSHYELINQMREKYDREEIRILKEILEEGHKQDVFRVEEAELTSFAIVTALKGLEIPMFWSNKRKDAEINLDRLLNVLFYGIIKH from the coding sequence ATGGCAGTTGAAAGATTAGCAATAAGAGATCAGATTGTTTCCAGCGCCAGGAATATATTCAACCGGTATGGCTTTAAAAAAGCAACCATGGATGAAATAGCCAGGGCAATGGGAAAAGGAAAGAGTTCCATTTACTATTATTTTAAAAGTAAGGAAGAGATATACGAAGCCGTTGTAAATCATGAGGCCGGTATTCTTAAGAACGAGATACTGAAAAGTGTTTCCCAGGCCGACAACCCGGTTGACAAACTCAGGAATTATGTTTTTACCCGTATGAAAGCGCTGAAGAAAGTTTCTATCTATTATGAGGCCATGGCATCCGATGTGCTCAGCCATTATGAACTGATCAACCAGATGCGCGAGAAATACGACCGTGAAGAAATAAGGATATTGAAGGAGATACTTGAAGAAGGCCATAAACAGGATGTGTTCAGGGTGGAAGAAGCTGAACTCACATCCTTTGCAATTGTAACCGCACTGAAAGGACTTGAGATCCCGATGTTCTGGAGCAACAAACGCAAAGATGCCGAGATTAACCTCGATCGCCTGCTCAATGTGCTTTTTTACGGTATTATTAAACATTGA
- a CDS encoding porin family protein, with translation MKRIFSFLVILVLLGTLPFYGQKLSVGVTTGLNLTTFSEPGALYDNQDIKTGFGGGLSLNLAFGKSFGLQSGVLYEQKGYRRQVDLEQRTEKFTGMYNYAVIPLLLEGSIPVKNNTRLYGITGAYAGFKTYSENSAEIVNSEVPVDDMGDKINKTDAGWVIGGGVQVPAGNHFMQIGIRYSLGLAKVSDNNPDDRNKSLLVGATLFF, from the coding sequence ATGAAACGCATTTTCAGTTTTTTAGTTATTTTGGTTTTACTGGGAACCTTACCTTTCTATGGTCAAAAACTCAGTGTGGGAGTTACTACCGGTTTAAACCTCACCACCTTTTCTGAGCCCGGGGCTCTTTATGACAACCAGGACATAAAGACCGGTTTTGGCGGCGGTCTTTCCTTAAACCTGGCTTTCGGAAAATCATTTGGTCTGCAGTCGGGTGTACTTTATGAACAGAAAGGGTACAGAAGGCAGGTTGACCTCGAACAGAGAACCGAAAAATTCACCGGCATGTACAATTATGCTGTAATTCCACTTTTGCTCGAAGGATCGATTCCTGTTAAGAACAATACTAGGCTTTATGGAATTACAGGTGCCTATGCAGGTTTTAAAACGTATTCTGAAAACTCAGCCGAAATAGTGAATAGTGAAGTACCTGTTGACGATATGGGCGACAAAATTAATAAAACCGATGCCGGATGGGTCATTGGCGGAGGTGTGCAGGTACCGGCCGGAAACCATTTCATGCAAATCGGAATCCGCTATTCGCTCGGATTGGCAAAGGTTTCCGATAACAACCCCGACGACCGCAACAAGTCGTTGCTTGTAGGCGCCACACTATTCTTTTAA
- a CDS encoding efflux RND transporter periplasmic adaptor subunit: MKYAGIIVAMAAILTGCAKTEKDSISSTESIPVKTARVERSEAKLANTYVGTVEESLSLPLSFLTAGMVENVLVHEGECVKKGQLLASLEAVSYRSAYQAAEAKEKQATDAYNRLSSVYRNGSLPEVKMVEIETALEEAKAAERIAAKNLANCKLYSPASGVIGRKSIDAGVNVIPGTPAITVVKIDKVKVAISVPENEIAGIKIGQKAVITVPALDNAGYEGKVDEKGVMANPISHTYMVKVLIDNKNDMLRPGMVCNVTMNNNKSVSLVSIPASSVQLNNAGEKFVYVVDSVSATAKQKRIITGNFSANGNVAVTEGLSTGDMLVIEGCQKIHDNSPVQIIR; this comes from the coding sequence ATGAAATATGCCGGGATCATTGTAGCTATGGCTGCAATTCTTACAGGATGCGCTAAAACCGAAAAAGATAGTATTTCCTCCACAGAAAGCATACCTGTAAAAACCGCCCGCGTTGAGCGCAGCGAGGCAAAACTTGCAAACACCTATGTCGGCACTGTAGAGGAATCGTTATCCCTTCCGCTTAGTTTTTTAACAGCGGGAATGGTTGAAAACGTATTGGTTCATGAAGGTGAATGTGTAAAGAAAGGCCAGTTACTTGCCTCGCTTGAGGCAGTGAGTTACAGGAGCGCATACCAGGCTGCTGAGGCCAAGGAAAAGCAGGCGACAGATGCCTATAACCGGTTATCATCGGTTTACAGGAATGGAAGTTTACCCGAAGTGAAAATGGTTGAAATTGAAACCGCCCTCGAAGAGGCTAAGGCTGCAGAGAGAATAGCCGCTAAAAATCTTGCAAACTGCAAACTATATTCACCTGCCAGCGGGGTAATCGGAAGAAAGTCAATCGATGCCGGTGTCAATGTAATACCCGGCACACCTGCGATCACTGTGGTTAAGATCGATAAAGTAAAGGTGGCCATTTCGGTTCCTGAAAATGAAATTGCAGGAATTAAAATAGGACAAAAGGCAGTTATCACGGTTCCCGCCCTTGACAATGCGGGTTACGAAGGAAAAGTGGATGAAAAAGGCGTAATGGCCAACCCGATTTCACACACATACATGGTAAAGGTACTGATTGATAATAAAAACGATATGCTCAGGCCGGGCATGGTTTGCAACGTAACCATGAACAACAACAAATCGGTTAGCCTTGTGAGCATACCGGCGTCGTCTGTGCAGCTTAATAATGCCGGCGAAAAATTTGTTTATGTGGTTGATTCAGTGTCTGCCACAGCTAAACAAAAGCGTATTATAACCGGCAATTTTTCAGCAAACGGAAATGTGGCTGTCACTGAAGGCCTGTCAACAGGAGATATGCTTGTTATTGAAGGATGCCAGAAGATCCATGATAATTCACCTGTGCAAATAATCCGTTAA